A DNA window from Gasterosteus aculeatus chromosome 16, fGasAcu3.hap1.1, whole genome shotgun sequence contains the following coding sequences:
- the LOC144388818 gene encoding transient receptor potential cation channel subfamily M member 2-like, whose product MVEVVIKSRRFRLTSTVRASRKISPPLSSQGSSFTSWIKENIRKRECCFYEKSVREDACKCGHPKTDHVEEATKPDNFTGESWDEDRHVREVPTDAFGDISFGGSGQKTGKYARVFTDTKPEILYQLLTEQWNLSPPNLLISVTGGAKNFYLKPRLKSMFHRGLIKVAQTTGAWIITGGTHAGVMKHVGRAVRDHALSSSMQGQIVAIGVATWGTIHNRDALVNPEGCFPANYELDIEGQGRLSCLDNNHTHFLMVDDGTQGNYGVEIELRSSLEKYISERNLGGTESGVTIPVVCVVLDGGPGTLNTIYNAMLNETQCVILEGSGRIADVIAQVAGLPLFQVTIALIQQLMKKYFGQEYKSFSDCKIIEWTEKIQDIIRKSHLLTVFRISEDNHRDVDVAILQALLKASKTSERLGIKSWRRQLELAIAWNRVDLAETEIFTEESQWKSGELCWAMRLALEKNRPQFVSLLLENGVSLKDFLKDEETLCELYREMPSCIFLRKLAKRVKPPEISMTHVSNEVRHLLGSFTKALYPPTDTPSQIEMPREETGSTGSQTKSREDNADAQRDPGRDLFLWAVVHNNKELAEIAWEQCKDCVSAALAASKILKTMAEEGSDPDEAEDMRELASHFEDHAIGVFSECHNNDEERARKLLVQVSPSWGKTTCLRLALEADDKSFVAQSGVQALLTQIWCGELSEDNPVWRVLICMVFFPLIYTGFLAFRRDEDIHREDENKEIKSVETVTGRTNSRNPDLSDPKRQKPPRRLVHLYSSPQVKFYWNVVSHFAFLSLYAVVVMIDFQATPSAEEILLYVWLLSLVCEEVRQVFHDPDGFGYHEKAKMYIKDLWNILDVLSIILFAIGLTFRLTTELFYAGKILLCIDFVVFCLRFMAIFTISKTLGPKIITVRRMMTDMFFFMFLLSIWVVAYGVAKQGILIHNDDRLDWIVRGAIYEPYLIIFGHFPTNIDYGAFDLDSCSMNGTDPLKSKCPVLNENLTPAFPEWLTIIMLCVYLLFANILLLNLLIAIFNFTFQTVQDNTDRIWKFQRYELIQEYHSRPAAPPPFILFSNFYLFVRMLAVRASIISKESKTVLPQMKEQQLLSWEALMKDRYLLSTKQKKNQSMERRILDTSQKVTTIADRLETSSAAVAQRLAGLEKQACQSAKALQWIMDSLKSQGFAAKEAQPPSQHQTSSLNMDVSKSQGVSPLLLAHFNPPCSLECSRRVHFHHKTTTSCWLPTSPRHCKTLFVGFRLVQVLCFLQVSFSSYSPAYYPSGDGGDHVDGSESEALDNYRNPRGRTGIRGRGTLSRLGPNQSTELVLTRIQEGHRSVLEYLEVWDESKGTFTLPGGALQSADYLPVTLDSTIRKTMNEKINANVSEGTKVCEGYVDDCRNTDNAWVEITVLNIHLESTSQFAADINSTVESSNGALQWQEVSVKTRLHSHQREFLRLVAKLHNRRF is encoded by the exons ATGGTGGAAGTTGTTATTAAGTCCAGGCGGTTTCGTTTAACTAGCACAGTGAGAGCGTCAAGGAAGATTTCTCCCCCCCTTTCTTCTCAGGGATCCTCCTTCACGTCCTGGATCAAGGAGAACATCCGTAAGAGGGAATGCTGCTTCTACGAAAAAAGTGTCAG AGAGGATGCATGCAAGTGTGGCCACCCAAAGACTGATCATGTGGAGGAAGCTACCAAGCCAGACAATTTCACAGGCGAGTCTTGGGACGAAGACAGACACGTGCGTGAAGTTCCCACGGATGCTTTTGGAGACATCAGCTTTGGTGGTTCGGGACAGAAGACCGGCAAG TATGCACGGGtgttcacagacacaaaacCGGAAATCCTGTACCAGTTACTGACCGAACAGTGGAACCTTTCCCCTCCCAACCTGCTGATCTCAGTGACCGGAGGAGCCAAGAACTTCTATCTCAAACCTCGTCTCAAGAGCATGTTCCACAGAGGTCTCATCAAAGTGGCCCAGACAACAG GAGCGTGGATCATCACTGGGGGTACGCACGCTGGTGTGATGAAGCATGTTGGGCGGGCCGTGAGGGACCACGCACTGAGCAGCTCCATGCAGGGCCAGATTGTGGCTATTGGAGTTGCAACGTGGGGAACAATTCACAACAGGGATGCTTTAGTGAATCCAGAG GGTTGTTTTCCAGCCAATTACGAGCTGGACATCGAGGGCCAGGGCCGACTATCTTGCCTTGATAACAACCACACCCATTTCCTGATGGTGGATGATGGGACCCAAGGGAACTACGGAGTGGAGATTGAATTGCGTAGCAGTCTGGAGAAATACATCTCCGAAAGGAATCTTGGAGGCACAG AGAGTGGCGTCACAATCCCCgtggtgtgtgtggttttggaTGGAGGACCAGGCACCCTAAAT ACCATTTATAACGCCATGCTGAacgagacacagtgtgtgatcTTGGAGGGCTCTGGGAGAATAGCTGATGTGATTGCTCAAGTGGCAGGATTGCCATTGTTCCAGGTCACCATCGCCCTCATTCAGCAGTTAATGAAAAAGTACTTTGGCCAAGAGTATAAAAGCTTCTCAGACTGCAAGATCATAGAATGGACTGAGAAG ATTCAGGACATCATCCGGAAGTCTCACTTGCTGACAGTATTCAGAATAAGCGAGGATAATCACAGAGATGTGGATGTGGCTATACTCCAAGCCCTGCTCAAAG CTTCTAAGACCAGCGAGAGACTGGGAATCAAGAGCTGGAGAAGGCAGCTGGAGCTGGCTATCGCCTGGAACCGGGTGGACTTAGCTGAGACGGAGATCTTCACTGAGGAGAGCCAGTGGAAG TCGGGCGAACTCTGCTGGGCTATGCGCTTGGCGCTGGAAAAAAACAGGCCTCAGTTTGtcagtctgctgctggagaacggCGTGAGCCTGAAAGACTTCCTGAAGGATGAGGAGACTCTGTGCGAGCTCTACAGAGAGATGCCCAGCTGCATCTTCCTCCGCAAGCTGGCCAAGCGGGTCAAGCCTCCAGAAATCTCCATGACTCATGTGTCCAATGAGGTGCGCCACCTGCTGGGAAGTTTCACCAAGGCCCTCTACCCACCCACGGACACGCCAAGCCAGATTGAAATGCCTCGAGAGGAAAC AGGTTCAACTGGTTCTCAAACGAAAAGCAGAGAAGACAATGCAGATGCACAGAGGGATCCCGGCAGAGACCTTTTCCTGTGGGCTGTAGTCCACAACAACAAAGAGCTGGCTGAAATTGCCTGGGAGCAG TGCAAAGACTGCGTGTCCGCCGCTCTGGCCGCCAGTAAGATCCTGAAGACAATGGCCGAGGAGGGAAGTGATCCGGACGAGGCAGAGGACATGCGGGAGCTCGCCAGTCACTTCGAGGATCACGCCATTG GTGTATTCAGCGAGTGCCACAACAATGATGAAGAGCGGGCCCGTAAGCTGTTGGTTCAGGTGTCTCCGTCTTGGGGGAAGACCACGTGCCTGAGGTTGGCCCTGGAGGCTGACGATAAAAGCTTTGTAGCTCAGTCAGGCGTTCAG GCTCTTCTGACGCAGATCTGGTGCGGTGAGCTTTCTGAGGACAACCCTGTGTGGAGAGTGCTGATCTGCATGGTCTTCTTCCCACTCATCTACACCGGCTTTCTGGCGTTCAG ACGGGATGAAGACATTCACAGAGAAGACGAAAATAAGGAGATCAAGTCAGTGGAGACGGTAACAGGAAGAACAAATTCTCGTAACCC AGACCTCTCCGACCCGAAGCGCCAGAAGCCTCCGCGCCGGCTTGTCCATCTGTACAGCTCTCCACAGGTCAAGTTTTACTGGAATGTTGTGTCTCACTTTGCCTTCCTCTCCCTGTATgctgtggtggtgatgattGACTTCCAGGCTACGCCCTCTGCTGAGGAGATTCTGCTTTACGTCTGGCTGCTCTCACTAGTGTGCGAGGAGGTCAGGCAG GTGTTTCATGATCCTGATGGATTTGGGTATCATGAGAAAGCCAAGATGTACATCAAGGACCTGTGGAATATTTTAGATGTTCTGTCCATCATTCTCTTTGCTATTGGCCTCACATTTAG gctGACAACTGAGCTGTTCTATGCCGGTAAAATCCTCCTCTGCATCGACTTTGTGGTCTTCTGCCTCCGGTTCATGGCCATCTTCACTATCAGCAAAACCCTGGGACCAAAAATCATCACAGTCAGGAGGATG ATGACGGATATGTTCTTCTTCATGTTCCTGCTGAGTATCTGGGTGGTGGCGTACGGAGTGGCCAAACAGGGCATCCTCATCCACAACGACGACCGGCTGGACTGGATTGTCCGCGGGGCAATATATGAGCCGTATCTCATCATATTTGGGCATTTTCCCACAAATATTGACT ATGGTGCGTTCGACTTGGACTCCTGCAGCATGAATGGCACCGATCCTTTAAAGTCAAAGTGTCCTGTGCTGAATGAAAACCTAACGCCAGCCTTCCCAGAGTGGCTCACCATCATCATGCTGTGTGTCTACTTGCTCTTTGCCAACATACTGCTGCTTAACTTGCTCATAGCCATCTTCAA CTTTACGTTCCAGACCGTTCAGGACAACACAGACAGAATTTGGAAGTTTCAAAGATACGAGCTGATCCAGGAGTACCACAGCCGCCCAGccgcccctcctcctttcatcctCTTCAGCAATTTTTACCTCTTCGTTCGGATGTTGGCGGTCAGGGCCTCCATCATAAGCAAGGAGTCTA AGACGGTGTTACCTCAAATGAAGGAACAGCAGCTGTTGTCCTGGGAGGCCTTGATGAAGGACAGATACCTGCTGTCcacaaagcagaaaaagaaccAGAGCATGGAGCGACGCATTCTGGACACATCGCAAAA GGTTACCACCATAGCCGATCGGCTGGAGACAAGTTCCGCTGCCGTGGCGCAAAGACTGGCTGGACTAGAGAAGCAG GCCTGCCAGTCAGCCAAAGCCCTGCAGTGGATTATGGACAGTTTGAAAAGTCAGGGTTTTGCAGCAAAAGAAGCACAACCGCCAAGTCAGCACCAAACTTCCTCACTCAATATGGATGTAAGCAAATCACAGGGCgtatctcctcttcttctcgctCACTTTAATCCTCCCTGCAGCCTGGAGTGCAGCAGACGAGTCCACTTCCACCACAAAACCACTACTAGCTGCTGGTTACCCACATCACCACGACATTGCAAAACATTATTTGTTGGATTCAGATTGGTTCAAGTGCTTTGTTTTCTTCAGGTTAGCTTCAGCTCATACAGCCCGGCTTATTATCCCTCTGGAGACGGTGGAGACCACGTGGATGG ATCAGAGTCAGAAGCCTTAGATAATTACAG AAACCCGAGAGGAAGGACTGGCATCAGGGGACGAGGGACACTAAGCCGCCTCGGGCCAAATCAGAGTACAGAGCTTGTGCTTACACG catTCAAGAAGGCCACAGATCGGTTTTGGAGTACCTGGAGGTTTGGGATGAGAGCAAGGGAACCTTCACTTTACCTGGA GGGGCGCTTCAGTCAGCTGACTACTTGCCAGTAACTCTTGATAGCACCATTAGGAAAACgatgaatgaaaaaataaatgctaatgTTTCAGAGGGAACCAAG GTGTGTGAGGGTTACGTGGACGACTGCAGGAACACGGACAACGCCTGGGTGGAAATCACCGTGCTAAACATTCACCTGGAGAGCACGAGCCAGTTTGCCGCTGACATCAACAGCACG GTGGAGAGCAGCAATGGTGCTCTTCAGTGGCAGGAGGTGAGCGTTAAAACCAGACTGCACTCCCATCAAAGAGAGTTCTTGCGGCTGGTTGCGAAGCTGCACAACAGGAGGTTCTGA